The sequence GGATTGCACGGGACGAAACACGCTTGACAACAGCCATCGGTAATAGACCGAAACGGTCACAGCGACCACCGTCAAGCTGGTCACCCAGACTTTGGCACTGAAATTGCCGGTGAACAATAGCAGCAACACCGTCACCACTGGCCCCGCGACCATGAGCAACGCATAGCGAACAATGCGTTTCTTGAAGCGAATACGATGGATATTGGACGTTGCCATTCAGTGACAGTTTAGCAGGTCGTGTTCCATATTGATGAATCGGGTATTCGCACCCTCTGTTCCACCTCACGTCAGATTGATGCAATGCCATACCCTTGGTGGCAAGGGTTCATCGCCGATGCAACCCAAACGGGAAACAGCATTACCTCACAGGAATGCGATCAAGGGTTCACACACGCACTCCATTCCTTGCATCCCCTGTCCGCAAGCAGCATAGCTGCGTATTGGTTCAACACCTCCAGAACACAACAATGCGTTCTCGATTCAAATCGCAGAAGGCTGCACAAAAAACCTGCAAGCGACTTACTTGCGCGCAGGAGCCTTGCCGGACTTCGGAGAAGAGCCGACCTGGGATTTTCCCCAGAAAACAGCACCTTCTTCAAGCATCAAACTCGCCGCCTTCAGATCTCCAATCAACTTGCAACCCTCCGCCAACACACAGCGGTCATCGATGGACAGGTTGCCATGCACTTCACCGTGAACAGTGATGTTTGGACTGGCGACATCCCCTTCAATGGTTGAGGAAGCACCTACCACCACACTGCCAGACTTGGATTCGATGGTGCCCTCGACTCTCCCGTCCACCTGCAGTTCGCCTTCAAATGCGATGCTGCCACGCAAGACAACGTCTTCTGCGAGGATGTTGTGTTTCTCCAGGTTCTTGGGGGTAAATGCCACTTCAGGTTCGCTGGAAGGTTCCCGGTTTCGTGAGTTCGATTTCGACAGAATCATAGTCGTAAATTTCGCTTAGTTGGTGCTCATGGAATCGAGAAGGTCTTCACTCTTCTCGGGTTCCGATTCCGACTCATTCGGAACATTGGAGACAGGAGGTATCGGTGGTCGGGCACCATTGGATTTCGGTTTTGCGTCAATGTTCGCATGACCTTTAAACGACGCACCTTCCTTCATGCTCAGTGTTGCTGCCGTGATGTCGCCTTCAATTCTGGAATCGGTTTGCAGGGTGCAGGATGCCGTGCAGGTCACATTCCCTTTCACGCGACCCCAGATCGTCACTTTCTGGGCTTCAATACTGCCTTCCACGACCCCGTTTTCACCGAGGATAACATGGCTGGTAGATCGGACATTTCCGA comes from Puniceicoccaceae bacterium and encodes:
- a CDS encoding polymer-forming cytoskeletal protein yields the protein MDARSFVDESNTSSVFQDNVRIKGDIELSQPLFLDGSLIGNVRSTSHVILGENGVVEGSIEAQKVTIWGRVKGNVTCTASCTLQTDSRIEGDITAATLSMKEGASFKGHANIDAKPKSNGARPPIPPVSNVPNESESEPEKSEDLLDSMSTN
- a CDS encoding polymer-forming cytoskeletal protein, coding for MILSKSNSRNREPSSEPEVAFTPKNLEKHNILAEDVVLRGSIAFEGELQVDGRVEGTIESKSGSVVVGASSTIEGDVASPNITVHGEVHGNLSIDDRCVLAEGCKLIGDLKAASLMLEEGAVFWGKSQVGSSPKSGKAPARK